A region from the Sandaracinus amylolyticus genome encodes:
- a CDS encoding PEGA domain-containing protein, with protein MTGRLAIGIALVVALGLGGRARAQDEEGGSAESVTATAVMLLEGGATAGQGATVSIGLRRGLTEVGGVRFVHPVDVLSPTPFDEDVQFAIEELEPLADQVANGDARDAAERADRIVELFEQRLEAVRREQLVDAHMLAAVARCQMRRARECEEGFARVLVFREGQEFDASRYPASAQDAFERARTRTLAGPRGTLIVETEPAGAEIYVDGRSYGPSPVRVDGLLRGDHYVTIKHLGYERVIRRATLDGNDSRVRYELATNERAQLVASQEFQRVLRGELGEERAGANLRSLGNTLGAAQVIVGVVRPIGDHEMHVQVWLYDIRTRFLLATREGTITHDEAGMVTARQMAIDLYRGVDLGGAIAAPEDDGPGGHERQPELWEQWWFWTAVGVVLVAGGVGIGAGVATSSPGIPDGWTRASGTLP; from the coding sequence ATGACGGGTCGCCTCGCGATCGGGATCGCGCTCGTCGTCGCGCTGGGGCTCGGCGGTCGGGCGCGCGCACAGGACGAAGAAGGCGGCTCCGCCGAGAGCGTCACCGCGACCGCCGTGATGCTGCTCGAGGGCGGCGCGACGGCCGGGCAGGGCGCGACCGTGTCGATCGGCCTGCGCCGCGGCCTCACCGAGGTCGGCGGCGTGCGCTTCGTGCACCCGGTCGACGTCCTCTCGCCGACGCCGTTCGACGAGGACGTGCAGTTCGCGATCGAAGAGCTCGAGCCGCTCGCCGATCAGGTCGCCAACGGCGACGCCCGCGACGCCGCCGAGCGCGCCGATCGCATCGTCGAGCTCTTCGAGCAGCGCCTCGAGGCGGTGCGCCGCGAGCAGCTCGTCGACGCGCACATGCTCGCCGCCGTCGCGCGCTGCCAGATGCGCCGCGCCCGCGAGTGCGAGGAGGGCTTCGCGCGCGTGCTCGTGTTCCGCGAGGGCCAGGAGTTCGACGCCTCGCGCTACCCCGCGAGCGCGCAGGACGCGTTCGAGCGCGCCCGCACCCGCACCCTCGCCGGACCGCGCGGCACGCTGATCGTCGAGACCGAGCCCGCAGGCGCCGAGATCTACGTCGACGGGCGCAGCTACGGCCCGTCCCCGGTGCGCGTCGACGGGCTCCTCCGCGGCGATCACTACGTCACGATCAAGCACCTCGGGTACGAGCGCGTCATCCGCCGCGCGACCCTCGACGGCAACGACTCGCGGGTGCGCTACGAGCTCGCGACGAACGAGCGCGCGCAGCTCGTCGCGTCCCAGGAGTTCCAGCGCGTGCTGCGCGGCGAGCTCGGCGAGGAGCGCGCGGGCGCGAACCTCCGCAGCCTCGGCAACACGCTCGGCGCGGCGCAGGTGATCGTCGGCGTGGTGCGGCCGATCGGCGATCACGAGATGCACGTGCAGGTCTGGCTCTACGACATCCGCACGCGCTTCCTGCTCGCGACGCGCGAGGGCACGATCACCCACGACGAAGCGGGCATGGTCACCGCGCGCCAGATGGCGATCGACCTCTACCGCGGCGTCGATCTCGGCGGCGCGATCGCGGCGCCCGAGGACGACGGGCCGGGCGGCCACGAGCGCCAGCCCGAGCTCTGGGAGCAGTGGTGGTTCTGGACGGCGGTGGGCGTGGTGCTGGTCGCGGGCGGCGTCGGCATCGGCGCCGGCGTGGCGACGAGCAGCCCGGGCATTCCCGACGGATGGACGCGCGCGTCCGGCACGCTGCCCTGA